One region of Ahniella affigens genomic DNA includes:
- a CDS encoding sulfate/molybdate ABC transporter ATP-binding protein: MQLTLTGIDKHFGQFHAVRHLDLSVQSGELLALLGPSGSGKSTLLRLIAGLAVPDRGSIHFGDRDASTLSLAARRVGFVFQHYALFPHLDAFENIAFGLRAKPRSERPSEADLRKRVEHLLGLVQLKTHAHHLPAQLSGGQRQRIALARALAIEPSVLLLDEPFGALDARVRVDLRRELRRIHDDTGITTLFVTHDQDEAMELADRVVIMDHGRIEQVGTPEALHRDPRSRFVYEFLGPSNRLAGRIHGQAFTSGWLLQPLPVRTANQGPAELLFRPSDLVPTDAAHLEAEVLHARALPGRHTVQARLSAEAGEIEVQWPLDQALPAIGSRVGLALRQYQAFPV; the protein is encoded by the coding sequence ATGCAACTGACCCTTACCGGAATCGACAAGCACTTCGGCCAATTTCACGCCGTGCGCCATCTGGACCTCAGCGTGCAAAGCGGTGAGCTGTTGGCTTTGCTCGGGCCTTCAGGTTCCGGGAAGAGCACCTTGCTGCGCCTGATCGCCGGGCTGGCGGTACCCGATCGCGGCAGTATTCATTTTGGCGATCGTGATGCGAGCACGCTGAGCTTGGCGGCACGGCGGGTTGGCTTTGTCTTCCAACACTATGCGCTGTTCCCCCATCTGGACGCATTCGAGAACATCGCCTTTGGCCTGCGCGCCAAGCCGCGGTCGGAACGCCCGAGTGAGGCGGACCTCCGCAAGCGGGTGGAACACTTGCTCGGTCTGGTGCAATTGAAGACTCACGCGCATCATCTGCCAGCCCAGTTGTCGGGCGGTCAGCGGCAGCGCATTGCACTCGCGCGGGCTTTGGCGATTGAACCGAGCGTGCTCTTGCTCGACGAGCCGTTTGGTGCGCTCGATGCTCGGGTGCGGGTGGACCTGCGCCGGGAGCTCCGGCGTATCCACGATGACACCGGCATCACCACCTTGTTCGTGACCCATGATCAGGACGAAGCCATGGAACTCGCCGATCGCGTGGTCATCATGGACCACGGTCGCATTGAGCAAGTCGGTACGCCCGAAGCCTTGCATCGCGACCCACGGTCACGCTTCGTCTACGAGTTTCTTGGTCCAAGCAACCGGCTGGCCGGTCGGATTCATGGCCAGGCTTTCACGTCTGGCTGGCTGTTGCAGCCCTTGCCGGTGCGCACCGCCAACCAAGGGCCGGCCGAGTTGCTGTTTCGGCCGAGTGATCTGGTACCAACGGATGCAGCTCACTTGGAGGCCGAAGTACTGCATGCCCGCGCCCTGCCGGGCCGGCATACGGTGCAGGCTCGCCTGAGTGCCGAGGCCGGCGAGATCGAGGTGCAATGGCCCTTGGATCAGGCCTTGCCAGCCATCGGCAGCCGCGTTGGCTTGGCCTTGCGTCAGTACCAAGCCTTTCCGGTCTAG
- the cysW gene encoding sulfate ABC transporter permease subunit CysW, which yields MASSIDVPVRELSEPKWLQWSLIAVALLLIGGLVVLPLSVVIVEALARGVDAYWQALQEPDAWAALKLSLLIAAISVPLNALFGLAAAWTLTRFNFPGKQLLLTLIDLPFSVSPVVAGLVFVLLFGAQGWFGAWLIEHDYRIIFAVPGIVLATLFVTLPFVARELIPLMQQQSADQEEAAALLGASRWTLFWRVTLPNIRWALLYGVLLCNARALGEFGAVSVVSGHIRGQTNTLPLHVETLYNEFLFSAAFAVASLLMVLALLTLVLKAWLEHRHGTALARKRVGH from the coding sequence GTGGCCTCGTCAATTGATGTCCCGGTTCGCGAATTGAGCGAACCGAAATGGCTGCAATGGAGCTTGATCGCCGTCGCACTGCTGCTGATTGGTGGACTCGTGGTGTTGCCTTTGTCCGTCGTCATTGTCGAAGCCTTGGCGCGTGGCGTGGACGCCTATTGGCAGGCGCTCCAAGAGCCCGATGCCTGGGCCGCGCTCAAGCTCAGTCTGCTGATCGCGGCCATCAGCGTGCCCTTGAACGCACTGTTCGGTTTGGCTGCAGCCTGGACCCTGACGCGCTTTAACTTTCCCGGCAAACAACTGCTGCTGACCTTGATCGATTTGCCGTTCTCGGTCTCGCCGGTGGTCGCGGGATTGGTCTTTGTCTTGCTGTTTGGCGCACAAGGCTGGTTCGGTGCCTGGTTGATCGAGCACGATTATCGAATCATCTTTGCCGTGCCCGGCATCGTACTCGCGACGTTATTCGTCACCCTGCCCTTCGTCGCGCGCGAACTCATTCCTTTGATGCAGCAGCAAAGCGCCGATCAGGAGGAAGCCGCCGCGCTACTCGGTGCCAGCCGCTGGACGTTGTTCTGGCGCGTGACCTTGCCGAACATTCGCTGGGCCTTGCTGTATGGCGTGCTGCTCTGTAACGCGCGTGCGCTCGGCGAATTCGGTGCGGTGTCAGTGGTGTCTGGTCATATTCGCGGCCAGACCAACACGCTGCCCCTGCATGTCGAGACGCTCTACAACGAGTTCCTGTTCAGTGCCGCGTTTGCCGTGGCTTCCTTGTTGATGGTGCTGGCCTTGCTCACACTCGTGTTGAAGGCGTGGTTGGAGCATCGGCATGGCACGGCTTTGGCCCGCAAACGAGTTGGCCATTGA
- the cysT gene encoding sulfate ABC transporter permease subunit CysT → MPGFGLSLGWTLTWLSLLVLLPLAALLIGALGLSVQEWVGIVRDARVQHALGLSFLTALIAALINVPIGLLISWVLVRYRFPGRLLVEALVDLPFALPTAVAGIALTALYAPTGWLGEPLSQLGVQIAYTPLGIVMALIFVGLPFTIRTVQPVLEQLSREHEEAAATLGASRWQTVRKVLLPQLRPALLTGFTLAFARGVGEYGSVIFIAGNLPKVSEIAPLLIVIKLEEFNYQGAMAIAVLMLLGSFVALFLLNLLHKRWSRGLVN, encoded by the coding sequence CTGCCCGGCTTTGGCCTCAGCCTGGGTTGGACACTCACTTGGCTCAGCTTGTTGGTGCTGCTGCCTTTGGCGGCCCTACTGATTGGCGCACTGGGCTTGAGTGTTCAGGAATGGGTCGGCATCGTTCGCGATGCCCGGGTCCAGCATGCGCTGGGTTTGAGTTTTCTGACCGCGTTGATCGCGGCGCTGATCAATGTGCCGATCGGACTGCTGATCAGCTGGGTGCTGGTGCGCTATCGCTTTCCGGGGCGCTTGTTGGTCGAGGCCCTGGTTGACCTGCCGTTTGCGCTGCCAACCGCCGTCGCGGGTATCGCTTTGACGGCGCTGTACGCGCCAACCGGTTGGCTCGGCGAACCGTTGAGTCAGCTCGGCGTCCAGATCGCCTACACGCCACTGGGCATTGTCATGGCCCTGATCTTTGTGGGCTTGCCGTTTACGATTCGCACCGTGCAGCCGGTACTGGAGCAGCTAAGCCGCGAGCATGAGGAAGCGGCTGCCACGCTTGGCGCCAGTCGCTGGCAGACGGTTCGCAAGGTACTGCTGCCGCAGCTTCGGCCGGCATTGCTCACCGGCTTCACGCTCGCGTTCGCACGCGGCGTCGGGGAATACGGCTCGGTGATCTTCATTGCCGGCAATTTACCAAAGGTCTCTGAAATCGCGCCGTTGCTGATCGTCATCAAGCTTGAGGAGTTCAATTATCAGGGCGCGATGGCGATTGCCGTCTTGATGCTGCTCGGCTCTTTCGTTGCGTTGTTCCTACTCAACCTGCTGCACAAGAGGTGGTCCCGTGGCCTCGTCAATTGA
- a CDS encoding sulfate ABC transporter substrate-binding protein, translated as MKRLLQTLLILAAIGPMTGLAAKDIELLNVSYDPTRELYQDVNQEFAAQWQKQTGDTVTVSASHGGSGKQARAVIDGLAADVVTLALSFDIDAIADKAKLLAADWQSKRPNRSAPYTSTIVFLVRKGNPKAIKDWQDLAKPGLSVITPNPKTSGGARWNYLAAWAWAKRHFNGDEAAIKTYLAGLFANVPILDTGARGSTTTFASRRIGDVLISWENEAHLVLAQQPGQFEIIVPSLSILAEPPVALVDKVVDRKGTRAVASAYLDFLYSDRGQQLAAKHHFRPSRPDVVDAALLGKFPALELVQIDQEFGGWAAAQKGHFTDGGSFDQVIAQSQSR; from the coding sequence ATGAAACGTCTCTTGCAAACCCTGCTGATCCTGGCTGCCATCGGACCTATGACGGGACTAGCGGCCAAAGACATCGAACTCCTCAATGTTTCCTACGACCCAACCCGCGAGCTCTATCAAGACGTCAATCAGGAATTCGCCGCACAATGGCAAAAACAAACTGGCGATACGGTTACCGTCAGTGCCTCGCACGGCGGCTCGGGCAAACAGGCCCGCGCCGTCATCGATGGCCTCGCCGCCGATGTGGTGACACTCGCGCTGTCGTTCGACATTGATGCCATCGCCGACAAGGCCAAACTGCTCGCCGCAGACTGGCAAAGCAAGCGCCCGAATCGCTCGGCGCCTTATACGTCGACCATTGTGTTCTTGGTTCGCAAGGGCAATCCGAAAGCAATCAAGGATTGGCAGGATTTGGCCAAGCCGGGGCTGTCGGTTATCACGCCGAACCCGAAAACCTCGGGCGGCGCGCGCTGGAATTACCTTGCCGCCTGGGCCTGGGCCAAACGTCATTTCAACGGCGATGAAGCGGCGATCAAGACGTATCTGGCTGGCCTGTTTGCGAACGTGCCGATTCTCGACACCGGTGCGCGTGGTTCAACCACCACCTTTGCCAGCCGTCGTATCGGCGATGTCCTGATCAGTTGGGAAAATGAGGCGCACCTGGTGCTCGCTCAGCAACCGGGGCAATTCGAGATCATCGTGCCGAGCTTGAGCATCCTCGCCGAACCGCCGGTCGCGTTGGTGGACAAAGTCGTCGATCGCAAAGGCACGCGGGCGGTGGCGAGCGCTTATCTTGATTTTCTGTATTCGGATCGGGGCCAGCAGTTGGCTGCCAAACATCACTTCCGGCCTTCCCGACCGGACGTGGTGGATGCGGCGCTGCTCGGCAAGTTCCCGGCCCTGGAACTGGTCCAGATTGACCAGGAATTCGGCGGCTGGGCCGCTGCACAAAAGGGGCACTTCACCGATGGCGGCAGTTTCGATCAAGTCATTGCCCAATCCCAGTCTCGCTGA
- a CDS encoding OprO/OprP family phosphate-selective porin has protein sequence MNRWWTTLGLLSLSQVSLAADSAPDLNAVLERLARLEAKLGQSDASPSASAPNTDASADSAQIISELSTRLAILERKLEIQQEDAAAKAPITPVVAVNEKGLSIKSAGAGEYEIKLKGLAQFDYRAFIDDGINAGSDTSLFRRLRPSLEGSIGSLIGFRITPELAEDQTSLIDAYVDVRFNPAYSLRVGKLKGPIGLERLQSANAIAMIERAFPTELAPSRELGAQLFGELHKGEITYAIGAFNGAPDGRNATAVDADDNLEWEGRIFFEPWKANANALSGLGFGIAASVGDKDGSGNAFLPRYRSPGQQQFFNYRSTVAARGSHLRLSPQAYFYRNQLGLQAEYITSEQELIVNNQIASQTSLKNEAWEVTGSWVLTGEPASYKGVERPFRPFVLGQDGWGAFELVGRVGELDVDDDAFPIFADANAAATKARAYGLGLNWYLNSNLKLVLNHTHTDFDGGAAAGADRRVEDTVFTRLQFAF, from the coding sequence ATGAACCGTTGGTGGACTACGCTTGGGCTATTGAGCCTGAGCCAAGTGAGCCTGGCCGCAGACAGCGCGCCGGATCTAAATGCCGTCCTGGAACGATTGGCGCGCCTGGAAGCGAAATTGGGCCAGAGCGACGCTAGCCCGTCCGCATCAGCCCCGAATACAGACGCCAGTGCCGACAGCGCACAAATCATCAGTGAGCTCAGTACGCGCCTCGCCATTCTCGAGCGCAAGCTGGAGATTCAGCAGGAAGACGCGGCAGCCAAAGCGCCGATCACGCCAGTCGTGGCCGTCAATGAAAAGGGTTTGTCGATCAAGTCCGCAGGCGCTGGTGAATACGAGATCAAGCTCAAAGGCTTGGCGCAGTTTGACTACCGCGCGTTTATCGACGATGGCATCAATGCCGGTAGCGACACTTCCCTATTCCGTCGCCTTCGTCCCAGCTTGGAAGGAAGCATTGGCTCGCTCATCGGCTTTCGCATCACACCCGAACTCGCCGAGGACCAGACCAGCCTGATCGACGCTTATGTCGATGTGCGCTTCAATCCGGCGTATTCCCTGCGGGTGGGCAAGCTCAAGGGCCCGATCGGCCTGGAGCGCCTGCAGTCGGCGAATGCGATCGCGATGATCGAACGCGCTTTTCCGACCGAATTGGCGCCGAGTCGCGAACTGGGTGCGCAGTTGTTCGGAGAACTGCACAAGGGTGAGATCACTTATGCCATTGGCGCATTCAATGGCGCCCCCGACGGTCGTAATGCCACGGCCGTCGATGCCGACGACAATCTGGAATGGGAAGGCCGCATCTTCTTCGAGCCCTGGAAGGCCAACGCCAATGCGCTGTCTGGCCTCGGCTTCGGAATCGCCGCGAGCGTAGGCGACAAGGATGGCAGCGGCAATGCGTTTCTGCCGCGCTATCGCAGCCCAGGCCAGCAGCAGTTCTTCAATTACCGGAGCACGGTGGCCGCACGCGGCAGTCATCTTCGGCTGAGCCCGCAAGCGTATTTCTATCGCAACCAATTGGGCCTGCAGGCGGAGTACATCACGTCCGAGCAAGAACTGATCGTCAACAACCAGATCGCGTCGCAGACGTCATTGAAGAACGAAGCTTGGGAGGTCACGGGCAGCTGGGTACTGACCGGTGAGCCGGCGAGTTACAAGGGCGTCGAGCGGCCATTTCGCCCATTCGTGCTGGGGCAGGATGGATGGGGTGCGTTTGAGCTGGTCGGGCGCGTGGGCGAGTTGGATGTCGATGACGACGCCTTCCCCATCTTCGCCGATGCCAATGCCGCCGCAACAAAAGCAAGAGCCTATGGCCTGGGTTTGAACTGGTACTTGAACAGCAATCTGAAGCTGGTCTTGAACCACACGCATACCGATTTCGATGGCGGCGCTGCCGCTGGCGCTGATCGTCGTGTGGAAGACACCGTGTTCACCCGCCTGCAATTCGCCTTCTGA
- a CDS encoding YezD family protein: MRTDTHRSATPLLLTTLTLEERAVIDAIRETQFGAVEVVLHQARIVQVVRTERHRFDTAQAKS, translated from the coding sequence GTGCGCACTGATACGCATCGTTCTGCCACCCCGCTGTTGTTGACCACGCTGACCCTTGAAGAGCGTGCCGTCATTGATGCCATTCGCGAGACCCAGTTTGGCGCCGTCGAGGTGGTCTTGCATCAGGCGCGCATCGTGCAGGTCGTACGTACCGAGCGACATCGGTTCGACACAGCACAGGCAAAGTCGTGA
- a CDS encoding RrF2 family transcriptional regulator, with the protein MLSKKAKYALRALEVLAASNGSRWTAHALAVAAEVPGKFLETILVELRDGGLIDSTRGAQGGHRLSRAAQHIYVGEVIRLIDGPLAPIRCASVSAYEPCADCPDPARCSLRAVMGDVRQAMAEVLDHRSLADLLRTRPTALPVSEHARAH; encoded by the coding sequence ATGCTGTCCAAGAAAGCCAAGTATGCGCTACGTGCCCTGGAAGTGCTCGCCGCATCCAACGGTTCGCGTTGGACAGCGCATGCCCTGGCGGTCGCCGCCGAAGTGCCTGGCAAGTTCCTGGAGACCATCCTGGTTGAACTGCGTGATGGCGGATTGATCGACAGCACCCGCGGCGCCCAGGGCGGACATCGCTTGAGCCGAGCGGCCCAGCACATTTATGTCGGTGAGGTCATTCGTTTGATCGACGGCCCACTCGCACCCATTCGCTGTGCGAGTGTCAGTGCCTATGAGCCTTGCGCGGATTGCCCCGACCCGGCGCGTTGCAGCCTGCGCGCGGTCATGGGCGATGTCCGTCAGGCCATGGCCGAAGTGCTCGACCATCGCAGTCTCGCTGACTTGCTGAGAACCCGTCCTACTGCCCTGCCTGTTTCGGAGCATGCCCGTGCGCACTGA
- a CDS encoding cytochrome b: protein MTHSIQKWPIPVRSLHWLMAVMLIVQWASGNWDDWLGVRNHVSLGLLVLPLALIRLLARLTGETPDTGATKTLPDRVAALVHALFYMIMIALPISGVLWRQAGGRAVSFFGWFDLPTLVAPNKTFAHTLHEVHEVLGTVFLVLLALHVLGALKRQFLDRQPLMQRLL, encoded by the coding sequence ATGACCCATTCCATTCAGAAATGGCCCATCCCAGTGCGCAGCCTGCATTGGCTGATGGCGGTAATGCTGATCGTTCAGTGGGCGAGCGGCAACTGGGATGATTGGCTTGGTGTTCGCAACCATGTGTCGCTCGGACTACTGGTTTTGCCACTCGCGCTGATCCGACTCCTGGCTCGGTTGACTGGCGAAACGCCCGATACCGGTGCTACCAAGACGTTGCCCGATCGCGTTGCGGCGCTCGTCCATGCTCTGTTCTATATGATCATGATTGCCCTGCCGATCAGCGGTGTGTTGTGGCGACAGGCTGGTGGACGCGCGGTGTCGTTCTTCGGTTGGTTCGATTTGCCGACGCTCGTGGCTCCGAACAAGACGTTTGCGCACACGCTGCACGAAGTGCATGAGGTACTCGGCACGGTGTTTTTGGTGCTGCTGGCGCTGCACGTCCTGGGGGCCCTGAAGCGGCAGTTCCTGGATCGACAACCGCTGATGCAGCGATTGCTCTGA
- a CDS encoding helix-turn-helix transcriptional regulator: MKSHQDTPTEAQAPTVVFVRMLNAILRRGVVQTVERIPNTLVHAGCFAEYRQLSGMQRTTIDLLVTDAFGAEAFLDRLDRQRCSIPKRTLLVAIGKPPLIMHHYRHGPACGWVDLDQPSERIESALMKSVTCDHGRDFRCQGCFIRRPESALEQHLSPKELAIFAMISEGIGPDEIANKLGVSTKTIETHRARIKNKLGLRNRQDLVVAAVAWRLGLFEKTTHLISMLREGDDASDVRANADLTAIGS; this comes from the coding sequence ATGAAGAGTCATCAAGACACGCCGACAGAGGCGCAAGCTCCAACTGTTGTATTCGTACGAATGCTCAATGCCATCCTGCGTCGAGGGGTCGTGCAAACGGTCGAGCGGATCCCGAATACGTTGGTGCATGCCGGGTGCTTCGCTGAGTATCGCCAACTAAGTGGAATGCAACGTACGACGATTGATCTGCTGGTCACCGACGCCTTTGGGGCCGAGGCCTTTCTGGACCGACTCGATCGGCAACGCTGCTCCATTCCAAAGCGCACCCTGCTGGTTGCGATCGGCAAGCCACCACTGATCATGCATCACTATCGGCATGGGCCGGCGTGCGGCTGGGTCGATCTTGATCAACCATCCGAACGGATCGAATCGGCGCTGATGAAGAGTGTCACTTGTGACCACGGACGGGACTTCCGCTGTCAGGGCTGTTTCATCAGGCGCCCGGAAAGTGCGTTGGAGCAGCACCTCTCGCCGAAGGAGCTCGCCATCTTTGCCATGATCAGCGAGGGCATCGGCCCCGATGAAATCGCGAACAAACTCGGCGTCAGCACCAAGACCATCGAAACGCATCGCGCGCGGATCAAGAACAAGCTTGGCCTACGGAATCGCCAGGACTTGGTGGTTGCAGCCGTCGCCTGGCGCCTCGGGCTGTTTGAAAAGACCACTCATCTGATCAGCATGTTGCGCGAAGGCGACGATGCTAGCGATGTCCGTGCCAACGCTGATCTGACCGCAATCGGGTCTTGA
- a CDS encoding GTP-binding protein has product MIAQTQHHKILFAGPVGAGKTTAIAAVSDIDVVSTDTAATDDVQSRKANTTVAMDFGTIQVDEKLSIRLVGTPGQVRFSFMWEILAQGAIGLIILIDTARPDPIADLHEYLQHFQFLMGRPEVATAIGLTRMDLGRGPPRQTYVDALSKHDLLLPVVEIDARNREDVREVLLILAAMLESTARGH; this is encoded by the coding sequence ATGATTGCGCAAACACAACATCACAAAATTCTGTTTGCCGGCCCGGTGGGTGCGGGCAAGACCACAGCGATTGCGGCAGTCAGCGACATCGATGTGGTGAGCACGGATACCGCGGCAACCGATGACGTGCAGAGCCGTAAGGCCAATACGACGGTGGCGATGGACTTCGGCACGATTCAGGTCGACGAGAAGCTGAGCATTCGTCTCGTTGGCACGCCTGGCCAGGTGCGATTCTCATTCATGTGGGAGATTCTCGCGCAAGGTGCGATCGGACTCATCATTCTGATCGACACGGCACGTCCGGACCCGATCGCTGATTTGCATGAGTATCTGCAGCATTTCCAGTTCTTGATGGGACGGCCAGAGGTTGCGACCGCAATCGGTCTGACTCGAATGGACCTCGGTCGCGGGCCACCGCGTCAGACTTATGTGGATGCGCTGAGCAAGCACGACTTGTTGTTGCCCGTGGTCGAAATCGACGCACGCAATCGTGAGGATGTTCGAGAAGTCTTGTTGATTCTGGCCGCCATGCTTGAATCGACGGCGCGGGGGCATTGA
- a CDS encoding ATP-binding cassette domain-containing protein: MLSDLSLQVQAGEMLALMGPMGSGKSSLLRVLAGIAQQNASAKLWGDLRYQGQALGQGPYPALVSQNARMLTASVQENLASHLPNRGQLTWHEQRDRIVHHLECSGLGRLRGHLQMPAVELDLCEQRLLAIARQSIAAPALLCVDEPTAGLDDSGAERVMAALHAQQPQSAILIALHQQDLAKSHAQRVALLAGGRIQEIADARQFFESPASVAARAFVGTGTCLVASPDADPASLDDDTPRPPALPPFVREAVSAWAGPRGFVWLERGRLAGTPQPGVFDDLDRDLDALARVGVTKLLTLLERPLSCEQALRARGIEATWEPIADMDAPEFLQCLRICQLLDHWLTERQIVAVHCRAGHGRTGTVLAAYRIWRGQTAIDAIDGVRQLEPKWIQSAAQVRFLNDFAHWAQQLPSSAHADRHVYLPHAAGVGPNP; encoded by the coding sequence GTGCTGTCCGACCTGTCTCTGCAAGTTCAAGCTGGCGAAATGCTTGCGCTGATGGGGCCCATGGGGAGTGGCAAGTCGAGCCTTCTGCGCGTGCTGGCCGGGATTGCGCAGCAGAACGCTTCGGCCAAGCTATGGGGTGACCTTCGGTATCAAGGCCAGGCCCTGGGTCAGGGCCCTTATCCAGCTCTGGTATCGCAGAACGCGCGGATGTTGACGGCAAGCGTTCAAGAGAATCTTGCGAGTCACCTACCCAACCGTGGGCAGCTGACGTGGCACGAGCAACGTGACCGCATCGTCCATCATCTCGAATGCAGCGGACTTGGCAGACTCCGAGGGCATCTCCAAATGCCAGCGGTTGAGTTGGATTTGTGCGAGCAGCGGTTGCTTGCTATTGCAAGGCAGAGCATTGCCGCGCCTGCGCTGCTGTGTGTTGATGAGCCGACCGCTGGTCTCGACGATTCTGGTGCCGAGCGGGTGATGGCCGCGTTGCATGCGCAGCAGCCGCAATCAGCAATCCTGATTGCGTTGCATCAGCAAGATCTTGCTAAGTCTCATGCGCAGCGCGTCGCCCTGTTGGCCGGTGGTCGAATTCAGGAGATCGCCGATGCCCGGCAGTTCTTCGAGTCACCGGCATCGGTTGCAGCACGTGCATTCGTTGGCACCGGAACATGCTTGGTCGCCAGTCCGGATGCGGATCCGGCATCGTTGGACGACGACACACCACGGCCGCCCGCCCTGCCACCGTTTGTTCGCGAAGCGGTATCCGCATGGGCTGGACCCAGAGGGTTCGTCTGGCTGGAGCGCGGTCGTCTGGCGGGAACCCCGCAGCCCGGTGTCTTTGATGATCTGGATCGCGATCTGGATGCACTTGCCCGCGTGGGGGTCACGAAGCTGCTGACTTTGCTGGAGCGGCCGCTGTCTTGTGAGCAGGCGTTGCGCGCTCGCGGCATCGAGGCGACGTGGGAGCCGATCGCAGATATGGACGCGCCGGAGTTCTTGCAGTGTCTCAGAATCTGCCAGCTGCTTGATCACTGGCTGACCGAACGGCAAATCGTCGCCGTGCATTGCCGTGCCGGTCATGGCCGTACCGGCACGGTTCTGGCCGCCTATCGAATCTGGCGCGGACAAACGGCCATTGACGCAATCGATGGCGTCAGGCAACTCGAACCCAAGTGGATCCAGTCGGCCGCGCAAGTGCGGTTTCTGAACGATTTCGCCCACTGGGCTCAGCAACTTCCGAGTTCGGCACACGCCGATCGTCACGTGTACTTACCCCACGCGGCTGGCGTGGGTCCCAACCCGTAG
- a CDS encoding roadblock/LC7 domain-containing protein — translation MSELPLGKMTSITLSQVRSLLRGAIAAVPELDSMAVMTGDGNMIASVLSAGVNTERYAAMCASLLMLAERASSEIERGDLQQLLVAGHQGSMLLVRVNQQIVLAVSCGAHAQLGRILIEARKTAEKLAEMLA, via the coding sequence GTGTCCGAACTGCCACTTGGCAAGATGACCAGCATCACGTTGTCACAAGTTCGCTCTCTGCTCCGCGGCGCTATCGCCGCGGTGCCAGAGTTGGACTCGATGGCCGTCATGACTGGTGATGGCAACATGATCGCGTCGGTGCTGTCTGCCGGCGTGAATACCGAGCGCTATGCAGCGATGTGTGCGTCCCTTCTGATGTTGGCTGAACGCGCCTCTTCCGAAATTGAGCGCGGCGATCTGCAGCAGCTACTGGTCGCAGGTCATCAGGGTTCAATGCTGCTCGTACGAGTCAACCAGCAAATTGTGTTGGCCGTATCCTGTGGTGCCCATGCTCAGCTGGGCCGGATTCTGATCGAAGCACGCAAGACCGCCGAAAAGCTCGCCGAGATGCTGGCCTAG